Genomic segment of Pirellulales bacterium:
AAGGTAGAGGAAATTGCTGCAATGGGCATACTTGGCGGCGATGCGGCGAACTTCGTCGTTCGTCCTAAGCGCCTGGCGCACCTGATCGGGCAATTGCTGCAAGGCGTCGATGATTCGCAGCCCGGCGCCGAAGCTCAAATGGCGAAGCCGGCCGAAATACAGCCCGAGCATCGCGAGCACGACGCATTGGGATGTGAACGCCTTGGTCGAGGCGACGCCAATTTCCGGACCGGCGTGCAGATAAATGCCGCCATCGGATTCCTGGGCGATCGAGCTGCCCACGACGTTGCAGATCGCCAGCGTCGGATGCCCCTTGCGCTTGATTTCGCGCAGCGCCGCCAGCGTGTCGGCCGTTTCGCCGCTTTGCGTGATCGCGAACAGCAGCGTGTCGCGGTCCATCGGTGGATTGCGGTAGCGCAGTTCGCTGGCGTATTCCACTTCGACCGGAATTCGCGCGAATTCCTCGATCAGATATTCGCCGACCAGCGCCGCATGCCAACTCGTGCCGCACGCCGTGAGCAGAATCCGGCCGATCGATCGCAATTGCTGCGGCGATAGATTCAAGCCGCCGAACACCGCGGTCGCCTCTTCGCGGCAAAGACGGCCCCGCATGGCATTCTGCAGCGACTCGGGCTGCTCGAAGATTTCCTTGAGCATGTAGTGCGGGTAGCCGTTCAAGCCGACATCGTCGCTGGCGATCTCGAGCGTGCGAACGCGATGGCTCACATGCCCTTGATCGCGATGCACGACGCGGAGCGAATCGGCCGTCAGAATCGCCAACTCGTGATCGGCCAAATACACGATCCTCTGCGTGTTGCCCGCCAGCGGCGAACCGTCGCTCGCCAAAAAGTGCTCGCCATCGCCAACACCCACCACCAACGGGCTGCCAAGCCGCGCGGCAAACAATATGTCCGGGTATTCGCGAAACAAGATCGCGAGGCCGTAGGTGCCGTGCAGCTGGGCCAGCGCGGCGGCAATGGCGCGGATCAAATGGTCGTAACGGTCGTCCGAGCCGGTTTTTGTATCGTGGACAGGAGTGCCGTGGGCGCGCGAAAGAATGGGGACAGGCACCTCGGGGTCGGCCCGATCCATGGGGCTTGCCGTCAGATGGTCGGAGCCAGTCCCCATTCTTTCGCTCCGTCCGTCGGCCGAGGCCAGTTCGCGCTCCAGGCAGCTTGCGATCAGATGGGCGATCACTTCGCTATCGGTCGCGGAGCGGAAGATGTAGCCTTCGCTTTCGAGCCGTTCGCGCAACGGCCGAAAGTTTTCGATCACGCCGTTGTGCACGATGGCGACCGTCTGCTGGCCGCCGATATGCGGATGGGCGTTCTCGTCGGTCGGAGCGCCGTGCGTGGCCCAGCGTGTGTGGCCGATGCCGATCGTACCGGGCGCGGGAGCGTCGGCGAGTTTTTCTTCAAGGGCGTCGATTCGGCCGGCCGTTTTCACCAGATCGAATTGGCCGTCGGGCGCGATGGTAGCAATGCCCGAGCTATCGTAGCCGCGATATTCGAGCCGGCGGAGTCCTTGCAACAAAAACTCAACGGCCGGACGATGCCCGACATAACCGACAATTCCGCACATGGCATTGGCTCCGATGTTCGCGCTGTAACAGCCGCCGGATGGCGGCGCCGTTTGATGGTTCCAAAGGGGGTCGGGCACATTTTTCGGCGGCGGCGCGCTTTGGAAATGCTGACCGCAAACAGGCCGAAAAATGAGCCAGAACCCGGACCGCCGCCGGCGCCGCCACAATCACCGGCGAATCGGGATGGCAAACTCAACTCATTATTATAACATTATTTGCGCGATCGGCCGGAGACGAGTTTCTGAAGCCCTTGCTATCGCTATTCTGTTGGAGTTCACGCTTTCGCGTGTCGCTTTTCAGCACGCTAAAGCGTGACCTCCCACAAAGATTGGCGATCCTCCGCACTGTGAAACTATGAAACCACTGACCAGCTATATCGTTATCCCCGCTCGATTGCAGTCGACGCGGCTGCCGCGAAAAATGCTATTGCGCGAAACCGGCAAATCGCTGATTCAGCACACGTATGAAGCCGCCCGGCAAGCCCGCAAGCCGCGGGGCATTTGCATTGCCACCGATCACGAGGAAATCGCCGCCGAGGTGCGCTCCTTCGGGGGCGAGGCGATGATGACCAGTGTCGATTGTGCCAGTGGCACCGATCGTATCGCCGAAGTCGCCTCGCGGCTTTCCGGCATCGATATTTTTGTCAACGTGCAGGGCGACGAGCCGGAGATGTCGGGCCAATCGATCGACCGCGTGATCGAGCTCTTGGAAGAGCACCCGGAGGTGTCGATGGCGACCGTGGCCACGCCGATCCGCCAGCGAGAGCAATTGAGCGATCCGGCGTGCGTGAAGGTGGTGTTCCCGATTCATCGCGATGCGGCGGGGCGGATCTCGGGCAACGCCCTGTATTTCAGCCGCAGCCAGATCCCGTTTGCCCGCGAATGGGACGACAGCTTGCTCTCGGCCGAGCCGCCGAATTTCTATCTCCATTTGGGGCTCTACGCCTACCGCCGCGATTTCCTGGCCAAGCTGACGCGTCTGCCGCGCTCGCCGCTGGAAAAGCTCGAAAGCCTGGAGCAACTCCGCGTGCTGGCCGCCGGCCTGCCGATCCTCGTCGGCGTGGTAAGCGAATCCTCAAGCGGCATCGACACCCCAGCCGACTACAAGGCATTCGTCGCACGAACGCGGAAGAAGTAATGGCGAAACAATTACCTGCTATACTGGCGACTGGGCTTCGAGTCGGTAATGGCCGCGATGCAGCAACGTATACCACAGATCGATCGCATTTCGCCGGGCTTCGCCGCCCCAGTAAAGTTCGCACTTTTTGTCGCGATGGCGATCGCATCCGTCGCGGATCGGGCGGCTAGTGGCGCAGCGATTGAATCCTCGGCCAGCCATTTGGTTGCCGAGCAGACGGCGATTGAAGCGAAGGACTCAGGACAACTTGCAACGCTGGCCGCCTGGTGCGATGCGCACAAGCTTCCATCGCAAGCGAAAATGGTTCGCGAGTGGCTGCCGCATCGCGAAGCGAACAAACTCTATTTCTTTCTGATTCCTGATACTTTCGCGCCACCGGCGGCGATAACCAACACCGCGGCCGATGCTCCGGCAGCAAGCGATTCAAACGTAGCGCGATGGTGGCAGCAGTTCGTCAAGCTGCGGCAGACCGAGGCCGATGCACTGTTTGCTCTCGCCAAAAAAGCGTTGGCGGCTCACGAGCCGGCGCTGGCATATGAACTCGTGCGCGAAACGGCGCGCGAAAACCCCGATCATCCCCAAGCGCGAATCATCCTCGGATATGAAAAATACCATGGCCATTGGATGTCGCCGTATGCGATGCATCGCATGGTCACGGGCTACGCGTTTCACGAAAAGTTCGGCTGGGTTCCGGCCGGCGACTTGCCGCGTTACGAACGCGGCGAACGGAGATATTTGGGCGGTTGGATCGACGCCGCCACCGACGCCCGAAAGCATGCCGACATTAAAACCGGCTGGCGGATCGAGACCGAGCATTATGTCGTCACCACGAATAGCAGCCTCGAGGCGGGCGTCGCGCTCGCCGGACAATTGGAACGGCTGAACGAAATCTGGCGGCAGATATTCGTCACGTATTATCTTCCCGAGGCGGAGTTGCGCAAGCGCTTCGAAGCCACGGCCCCGGTTCGCCCGGCGACGCACCAATTGCATGTCGTCTATTTCGCCGATCGCGATCAATATAATGCCACGTTGCGGCCGATGCAGCCGAGGATCGGCATGACGCTTGGAATCTACATGTTCGACTCGCACACGGCCTATTTCTTCGCCGGCGACGGGCAGAACGAGCAAACGCTGTTTCACGAAGCGACGCACCAGTTGTTTCAAGAAATTCGCCCCGCGTCGCGCGACCTTGGCCGGCACAACAACTTTTGGATCATCGAAGCGGTGGCCTGCTACATGGAATCGCTGGTCGACCATGGCGACTATTACACGGCCGGCGGTTTCGAGGAGGGGCGCGTGCCGGCGGCACGGCAGCGATTGCTGGCAGACCATTTTTATGTGCCGCTCGCTGAACTGTGCTCGATCGGCCGCGACGCGTTTCAGCACGACCCGCGGCTGCCGAAGATCTATAGCGAATCGTCCGGTCTGGCGATGTTTCTGATGCACGACGGCGCCGGCCGCTACCGCCAGCCGCTCGTCGAATATTTGCTCGCCGTGTATGCCGGCAAATCCGACCCCGACACGCTCTCGCGCCTGACTGGCACAAAATACGACAAACTCGACGAACAGTATTTCGACTTCATGAAGCAATCGCCGAACTAGGGTTCGTGGCTCGGGACTCGTGGTTCGCGACTCGGGCCGAGCAAGCGAACAGTGCGACCAATCCGAAGTCCGGACCACGGACCACGACCCCCGAATCAGATTGATTTCCTCCGAAAATGGCGGATAATCCTTTTGTGAGCATCGATAATTTCATCATGGCCGAGCTTCACGAAGCGGCCGAGCGGGCCGGCAAGAAAGTCCGCGATCGCGATGCGATGCGGCGCGCCTGCAGCCAGTTGGATGTAGCCAGAGAAGAGCTACGTAAACGCGTCGGAACCCTCGATATTGCCGTCGGCCTTATTCGTTCCGGCCGCGACCAGTGAAGTATCCGTCGCTTTCGCTTCTTTCACGGGCGTTCGAGATCGCTTCGCAAGCGGGGATCGGTGTTTACGACTGTCTTGACTCTCGCGGGGGATGGGCATTGCGATCTATTGACGGCCGACAAGAGGCTCTTGGTATCACGAACGTTTGAATTCTTTGCAGTGCGGAACGAAAGCGGCTTTATCGTAGTAGGCACACTCCGTGTGCCGTCAGCGCGCCGCGGCGCGTTGCGCCGCCGAACAGCGCCGCCGAACAGCGCAGACGGCACACGGAGTGTGCCTGCTACTTTGGTTGCGGCTCCGCCGCGCTGTGTTCCCACATGTCTCTCCCTTCCCGCGATGACAACAAGCAGGCCGAAGAAAGAAGGTGACGGAACATGCCTCGTCCTTGGAAGCTCGCGGAAATCAACTATGGCTACGTGAAAGACCATCCTTATGAGGTGGCGGTGCTGCCGTTGGGGGCCACCGAGCCGCACAATCTGCACCTGCCGTATGGCACCGATATTTTCGAGGCCGACGCGATCGGCGAGCATATTTGCCAGGCCGCCCATGAGCGCGGGGCTCGGGTGGCTCTGTTGCCGACGATTCCCTATGGCACCGAAACGAATCAGATGGCCTTTCCGATGGCCATGAATCTGAATCCCTCGACGGTCGCGGCCGTGGTGACCGATTTGGTCGATTCGTTGGCGCACCATGGGGTTCGGAAACTGATGCTGCTCAATAGCCACGGGGGAAACGATTTGAAGCCGGTGCTCCGCGAATTGTATGGCCGCACTTCGACCGCCGTGTTCTTATGCAACTGGTATCAGGCCATTGCCGACATGCAGCGCGAAATCTTCGAGCGGCCCGACGATCACGCGGGCGAAGTGGAAACATCGCTGGGGCTGGCTTATTTTCCGGACCTTGTGGCCCACATGCCGGACGGCAAACTAGCTGCCGACGACGGCGCCGTTCGGCGCGCGCGGTTCGAAGCCGTCAACCGCGGCTGGGTGTCGATCACGCGCCCCTGGCATTTGCTCACCACGAATAGCGGTTCCGGCAATCCGCACGCGGCCACGGCCGAAAAGGGGCGGCAGTTGATGGAACTGCTGGTCGACCGCTTAGCGAGTTTTTTGGTCGAGCTCTCGGCAGCGCCGCTCGACGAACGGTTTCCGTTCGAGTGACAGTCGCCGGCGCACTCGGCGCCGGCAAGCGGGCCGTAGGCTCGGACGAAAAATAGCTTCCGCTTTTCGAATCCCTCGCCCTGCCCTCTTCCGCGAGGGGGAGAGGAGTCTGTGGAGAAGCTATTTTCGGCCGAGCCTTAGGCGGCGCCGGCTCTGTCATCGCTTCGGGCCAGCGTTTTGAGACAAGGCCTGGCCCGAAGTATTACAGACGGAGCGCCTCAATGCCGAAGCTATTCTTCGAGCAGACCTGAAGCGGGATTTTGACCCGCGGGCGGTGCAAAACTATTTCTGCTCGATCCGGTAGAGATTTGTCTTCGTTCGCACGATCAGCGCGTGGCCGGTAAGGGCGGGCGAACTCATGAAGCCGTCGTCCAGGTGATTGACGGCCAATTCTTCATAGTCGCGGCCGACTCGCAGCACGGTCGTCGTGCCATTCTCCCCGAAATAATAGATCCGGCCGTCGGCGGCGACCGGCGAGGCGGAAAAACTGCTTCCCAGCCGTTTCGACCACAAAACCATTCCCGACTGTGCCTCGACACACGACGCAACGCCCGAGTCGTGGACCAGATAAATCAGATCGCCGACCAACAACGCCGAGGGCTTTGAGCCGACCGACTTGCTCAATTTCCAGACGACATTCGTCGCCGTGATGTCTTTGCCGAGCGTGTCTTTTCCGGCGGCATCCTTCCCGGCAGCGACCTTCCCGGCAGCATCCTTCCCGGCAGCGGAGTTGTTCACGGTCGCTTCGGCGGCTTCGACAATTTTTGGCGGACGGACAGCCAGTAGGTCTGCCTTGCCGAAGCCGGTGTTCAAAAACAGGAGCCCATCGCCGAAAATCGGCCGGGCCGTCGAAGAAAAGCTCGAATAATGAACTCGCCACAGCTCTTTGCCGGTGCGAGGATCATAAGCCAGCGTCGCTTTCGAGCAAGGGCTGATGAGTTGAAGCTGCCCCTCGACATCGATCACCAGTGGGGTCGAGAACGCTTTTTTCATATCGCCGTCGGCGGTGCCGTAGTCGATATCGCGATCGCGGCGCCAAATGGTTTTTCCGGTCTGCTTATCCAAAGCGACAATGTATTGGTAGTCGTATCCGTCGAAATGCAAGAACAGCAGATTCTGGAACAGAACCGGCGACGATCCCGGCCCGCGGAAATGGTTGCACGGCAGATTGCGGCGCTGCCAGACGACATGGCCATCGGCCGTGTCGAGGCATGCCGTGCCGGCGCTGCCGAAGCTGACGTAAACCCGGCCGGCCTCGATCACGGGCGTCGGCGAGGCGTAGCTGTTGAAGGTGTGGATGGCCTGCGGTTGGGCGACCTCGAAGAGTTTCCGGTCGTGCAGGATATGGCCGCTCGCCGCATCGACGCAAACGGCGAACAATTGCTTGCCGTCTTCGGTGGCCGTGGTCAACCAGATTTGGCCGCCCCAAACCACGGGGCTCGACCAGCCCCGGCCATGGATGGGTGTCTTCCAAACGACTCCTTGCGTTTCGCTCCACCGCACCGGAAGGCCGGTTGCATCCGAGTGACCCTGGCCGTCGGGCCCGCGAAACTGCGGCCAGTTACCATTCGAAGCCAGTTTATTGCCGGACACCGCCCCATTGCCGTCAGCCGCCGCCGACGGCGGCGCGACCAGAATCGCGGCAAATAGAGCAAGACAAAGAATCAGGTGCGACGCCGGGCGATG
This window contains:
- the glmS gene encoding glutamine--fructose-6-phosphate transaminase (isomerizing); its protein translation is MCGIVGYVGHRPAVEFLLQGLRRLEYRGYDSSGIATIAPDGQFDLVKTAGRIDALEEKLADAPAPGTIGIGHTRWATHGAPTDENAHPHIGGQQTVAIVHNGVIENFRPLRERLESEGYIFRSATDSEVIAHLIASCLERELASADGRSERMGTGSDHLTASPMDRADPEVPVPILSRAHGTPVHDTKTGSDDRYDHLIRAIAAALAQLHGTYGLAILFREYPDILFAARLGSPLVVGVGDGEHFLASDGSPLAGNTQRIVYLADHELAILTADSLRVVHRDQGHVSHRVRTLEIASDDVGLNGYPHYMLKEIFEQPESLQNAMRGRLCREEATAVFGGLNLSPQQLRSIGRILLTACGTSWHAALVGEYLIEEFARIPVEVEYASELRYRNPPMDRDTLLFAITQSGETADTLAALREIKRKGHPTLAICNVVGSSIAQESDGGIYLHAGPEIGVASTKAFTSQCVVLAMLGLYFGRLRHLSFGAGLRIIDALQQLPDQVRQALRTNDEVRRIAAKYAHCSNFLYLGRQHTFPTALEGALKLKEISYIHAEGYPAAEMKHGPIALVDEHTPSVFLMPHGFVYDKVMSNLEEIKARGGPVIAVIGEQDNRVAELADDVILIPEAEDFLQPIITAIPLQLLAYHIAVIRGCDVDKPRNLAKSVTVE
- a CDS encoding creatininase family protein; protein product: MPRPWKLAEINYGYVKDHPYEVAVLPLGATEPHNLHLPYGTDIFEADAIGEHICQAAHERGARVALLPTIPYGTETNQMAFPMAMNLNPSTVAAVVTDLVDSLAHHGVRKLMLLNSHGGNDLKPVLRELYGRTSTAVFLCNWYQAIADMQREIFERPDDHAGEVETSLGLAYFPDLVAHMPDGKLAADDGAVRRARFEAVNRGWVSITRPWHLLTTNSGSGNPHAATAEKGRQLMELLVDRLASFLVELSAAPLDERFPFE
- the kdsB gene encoding 3-deoxy-manno-octulosonate cytidylyltransferase; the encoded protein is MTSYIVIPARLQSTRLPRKMLLRETGKSLIQHTYEAARQARKPRGICIATDHEEIAAEVRSFGGEAMMTSVDCASGTDRIAEVASRLSGIDIFVNVQGDEPEMSGQSIDRVIELLEEHPEVSMATVATPIRQREQLSDPACVKVVFPIHRDAAGRISGNALYFSRSQIPFAREWDDSLLSAEPPNFYLHLGLYAYRRDFLAKLTRLPRSPLEKLESLEQLRVLAAGLPILVGVVSESSSGIDTPADYKAFVARTRKK
- a CDS encoding PQQ-binding-like beta-propeller repeat protein, coding for MHRPASHLILCLALFAAILVAPPSAAADGNGAVSGNKLASNGNWPQFRGPDGQGHSDATGLPVRWSETQGVVWKTPIHGRGWSSPVVWGGQIWLTTATEDGKQLFAVCVDAASGHILHDRKLFEVAQPQAIHTFNSYASPTPVIEAGRVYVSFGSAGTACLDTADGHVVWQRRNLPCNHFRGPGSSPVLFQNLLFLHFDGYDYQYIVALDKQTGKTIWRRDRDIDYGTADGDMKKAFSTPLVIDVEGQLQLISPCSKATLAYDPRTGKELWRVHYSSFSSTARPIFGDGLLFLNTGFGKADLLAVRPPKIVEAAEATVNNSAAGKDAAGKVAAGKDAAGKDTLGKDITATNVVWKLSKSVGSKPSALLVGDLIYLVHDSGVASCVEAQSGMVLWSKRLGSSFSASPVAADGRIYYFGENGTTTVLRVGRDYEELAVNHLDDGFMSSPALTGHALIVRTKTNLYRIEQK